The following DNA comes from Pirellulales bacterium.
ACAATCACAAACAGCGCGATCACCTGACCGTCCAAACGCAGGGCGATTTGCGGATTTTGCTGCAAATACACGCTGCCAAACGCCACGAAATTAACATTGGCCCCGTTCAGCACCAATTCGATCCCCATCAGCACGCCTAGCGCGTTCCGCTTGGTCGCCATGCAGACCACGCCGCAGACGAATAAAATCGCCCCGACAATCAAATAATGGGTAACGCCAATTGTGAACATTTGATAAACAACTTTCGGCTACGAATACCGGGGATTCGCTACTCCATTTGCTCCGCCGCCGAGCGCGAGGCCCGCTTTTTGGTGCGGGCCAAATAGGCCGCTCCCACCAAAACCACCAACAAATGCATCGACACAATCTCAAATGGCAGCAAATACGTGGAAAGCAACTCCAACCCCAGGGGAGTGGACGTGGGCGTGAGTTCGGCCTGGGCCTCAACCGCAGCTGTCGCGGGAGGGAGCCACTGGGGCATGCGCACGGCCGCCGCCAATAGCACAATCAACAGCGCGCCCCCGACCAGGCTGGATTTCATCCATTCGCCGCTGTCGGTTTGGATAGAGATAAACGGCTCTTGCGCGGTTAACATCACGCCAAAGATCAGCAATACCAGCGTCCCCCCCACATAAATCAACAGTTGCATCGCCCCGACAAAATCCGCCCCGGCCAAATAAAACAGGCCCGATGTCGCCCCCAGGCATAGCGTCAAATAAAACGCCATCCGCACCACGTTGCTGGTAAAGACCACCGCCAAGGCAAAGCCGCAGGCCATGGTCGCGTAGACATAAAAAAAGAAGGCATGCCAATTCATGGCTGATCCTCCCCGGATGGCGCGAGGGGCTGTGGCGTTGATACCGCTAATTTCGCGCTAGGGTTAGCTTTTTGTAAGTGAGAGGCCTGGGTTTCCGTGGGAGCCGGGGTTGAGGGGGTGTCGCTGGCGGCGGCACCGTTTAGCCGCCCGACGGACCACTCCTCGCGTATGCTGCCTGCCGGAAAACTAACCCATTTTCCCGCGCTGTCATAATGGCCAAAGGGGAGCAACTGATTCATGCTGGGGAGATGATATTGCTGCCAAAACACTACACCTAAAAACATGACCGCCGCGATGGGCGTGCAGTATTTGAGGCAGGTGGTCATTACCTGATCGATGCGTAAGCGTGGCAGCGTCCACCGCACCCACATCATGACAGTGACGCCGATTACCCCCTTGAGAATAACGTTACCGACTCCCGCCAAGTTGGCCAAGTAACCCAAGACGCTTGGTTCCGTCGCAAACGGCAAATACGACCAACCGAGCAAGTCAAATAGCGGGATGGGGCCATTCCAACCGCCAAAAAACAAGATTCCGGCGAGCATGCTGACCAAAAACATCGATCCGTATTCTGCCAAAAAGAAAATACTCCAGCGAAACCCGGAATATTCGGTATGAAACCCGGCGACCAGTTCGCTCTCGGCCTCGGCCAAGTCAAATGGCGCGCGGTTCACACTGGCCGTGGCACAGGTAAAGTAGACCCAAAATGTGATAAACGTAAAGGGATCATGAAAAACATACCAGTTGGTAAACCAGCCCCGCTGGCTTTCACCAATGACCGATAAATCCATGCTTCCGGCTAAAACCACCGGCACAACCACGCAAAGCCCCAGCGGGACCTCGTAACTAACCACCTGCGCGGCTTCGCGCATCGCGCCAAAGAGCGACCATTTGGATGCGGAGGCATAACCGGCCAAAATGACACCAAAAACCTCTAAACCGACAATCGCCAAGAGGAAAAATACACCCGCGTTCAGGTTGAGAGCAGCCCAGTTGGCGGCAAACGGCAAAGCTAAAAAGGCTGTGAGAGACGCGGAAAAGCTGACATAGGGGGCCACGCGAAACAGCAGCGGGTCCGCATCCCCCGGCATGGTGTCTTCTTTGCTGATCAGCTTGATCCCATCCGCCAGGGTCTGCAACCAGCCAAACTTCCCCCCCACGCGGGTGGGGCCCAGACGGTCCTGGATCCGTCCCGAAATCTTTCTTTCCATCCAGATAAAGATGAGCGCGCCGGTGGCCACCAAGCCTAAAATCAGCCCGGCTTGCAACAAGGCAACCAAAGTCCAAGCCAGCCAAGCGGGACTACCCAGCGATTGTATTAAAAATTCGACCACCGCCACTCACCATCTAGAGCCGGAAAAGTGCGGAATAAGCCACAAAAGTCCCGGAAAATCGCGACTTGCGGCAGCGAGTGCGGTCCCCCCCGGGCGTAAAACTTTGTGAAATATCGCACAAACTGCCGGGAATATGCAAGCCCTAGCCTCCAAAAAATCACTAATCCTAAAATTCCACGTTCTGCACGCAAATTGGCTTTAGCCCAAAAGCACTTTTCTCCTTTACAGTCGACGTTGGATCTCTGGAATGAAATAGATGCCCGGCACGGCAGGGGGCTTATCTCCCAACTTATGTGATAGTTGTGTGAAATTTTTAGGAAAAATCAAAAAAATTCTTGCGGCGGACGTTGTAGCTAAGTAGGTTACGGGAAATTCGTGGCAGGCGAATTTCATTCTTTTTTTGGCCACTTCTTTTTTTCCGAGTCTGTCATGAAAAACTTTACATTGCGGGGTGGGTTGGGAGTGTTGTTGGCTTGTACGCTGGCCTGCCAGGGCTATCTCTGGGCACAAAAGGAATCCGACAGCCCCAAATCAAAGGCTGAGTCCGGCAAGGCGAAAAGCGCCGAAAGTTCTAAATCCAAATCCAAGGCCGCCCCGGAAAAGGCCGCCCCCGAAAAATCCGCCGACAAGCCCAAGACCGTAAAGCCTCGCCTTCCGCAGTATTACTCTAAATTGGGAATCGATGAAAAGCAGCGCGAGGCGATCTACAAACTGCAAGCCGACTACCAGGAAGAAATTTCCAAATTGGAAGAGCAACTCAAGGCACTCAAGGAAAAACGGGATGGCGAAATTTTGGAAGTCCTGACCGCCGCCCAGCAAAAGAAGCTGGAAGAGCTAAAGCAAGAAGCAAAAGATAAGAGCAAGGAGAAAGCCGCGGAGGAAAAAACCACCGAAAAGACCGAGGAGAAAGCGAGCGACGCGTAAGCGGAAGAATTCAGGACAACGTAAGGTGTAACTGGTTCCGCCGGATATGTGCGGCACTGCTGAACCGTAAAGAAAAATGAACGGGGGGGTTTGCGCGTTGCAAATCCCCCGATGCAGTTTCGTTACGATTAAAGCAATCTTATTCGCCCGCCGTTGTTGGTTGGCCCAATCTATAGGACGTGTTTGCTTGGCCACGCCCACCCCCGCGCAGGACCGCCAACACGCCCACGCCGTACCAGACCGTCATCCCCAGCCCCAGCAGTCCCACGCGCCCTGCATAATCCAGGATCACATAATGGGCCAACAGCAGCCCCGCCGCCGACCAGGCCAGGCTCCGGGCCAGCCTCTCTGAGCCACAACTCGCCAAGAATAGCGGCACAAAGACCATCGCCGGCCAACAAATCACATAATGATGCCCCCATGACAGCGGCGAGACCAGCACCGTCGCTGTACACGCCAAGCCAAATACCGCCAGCCAATCCAACCGCGCGGATGAGGCGTGGATCGTGGTACTTTCCGCCTCTGGCTGTTGGTTAGCGGCGCGCATCCCCAGCCTTAGCGTGGCGGCGGCCAATAACATCAACACGCCCCCCACTACCACTTTGATAGTTAAATCCGCGGCGGGGTTTTCCATGGGTAGCGGAAGCATCCGATGTGCCAAATCATCTGCCACCCGATCGTCGGGGCCGGTCCCCTGGCAATACGCCCACCAATTACCCATGCGCCGCAAACCATTGGCAAAACTTTGGTTGCGTAAACTGCGGGCGTTAAAGTCATTATCCGTTCCCACATCCTGGTTGCTGACCACCCGCGTATACCAGGTTTGTAACAGACCTAAGTTTTTTTCCTGGCCGAGAATCAATCCCGGCACCAGCAAAAACCACACGGCCAGGCCCAGGATACCGGAGACACATAAGATGCCGCCGGATAACTGGATGGTTTGATTCTGTTGCCCGTGATTTTCCCGATTCGTCCGTGGGGGGGTGGGAGACCAGTGAAGCAACTGAGCCAAATCGCGCACCAGCATCCCGCCAGCCAAAACCGCGACCGGCAATAGCGGCGTCAATTTAATCGCCACGGGTAAGGCCAGCACCAGGCCCGCCAGAAATAGTTGATGAACGGTTCCCGCGGTCAGGGCTAGTCGCGTTCCCAATAGCAACAAATAAACCAGCGGCACCCCCACTTGTCCGCGCTGCAAACAGTTAAGAACGGGAAAGACCAGGGCAATTCCCGCGGCAAAAAATATTTCATTGGTCAAGCGCGCGTGTCGATAGTCAACAACCTGACCGGGGATGACTTTCCGGCTGGAATATAAAAATCCCCGGGGGATCTCGGCCGCCCATTGATATAGTCGCCGGGTTTCAGCGCAAGCTCCCCACAGGCAGAGACAAGAGACGCCAAACCATACGAGTGCTTGCTCGGTCGTGGGGAGCAGCGATAACGGCGCCATGCCAATGGCAAAGAGCGGCGGATACAGATAATGCCAACCGCGGGGGTTGGTGACTTCGTAGGGGGGCCGTCCATCAAACAGCGCGGCGCCAGCCTGTGTATAAACGGTGACATCGGTCTTATGCACCAACGGGTCGGTTGCGCTGGTGCGCGCCCGGCGTCGCACATCGGTCCAACCCCAGATCGCGATAACCAACAACAGCAGGCCCACGCCCCAGCGGCGGTTTGCCAGTGTCAAAAGCAAGCCGCTTTCTTGCGGGGCCTTGGTGGCGGAAAGGGGAATCGTGGCGGGAATAGAATTCATGGCGGCAATAATAAAATCAATAAAGGAAACAACACCCTGGGGAATTTTCAATTTTGCCGGAGCGCGTCCGTTGACAAACCGGCAAAATACAGCGACCAGACGCGGCAATTTTCCCCATCACCCGACCGAAAATAACAGGGAAATAACCGGCGGGGCTTTCCCCGGCAAGAGCGGCTGGGGGGACAAATGACCGGAGGGGGTGGCGCTATCACGCTAGACGTCCGCGAACCCGTTTCCGCTAGCTAGGAGAAAAATCGCTAGCATAACCGGCGCGCATGGCAAAATATGAACCCCGCCCGTGGGGGAAAACGCGGGTTTTTCCAGGGTTGGCGGGTTTGGCCAAAAATAATGACTTAAATTTGCTTACAGTCCGCGGAGCAAAACACCACCCCTTGCCCAGGTTTGCCATGAGCCTTGAAACCCTTGCCGTCCAGCCCGAAAAATCCACGGAAGTCCAGGTTTTGGAGGAATGGATTGGCGATCATCCGGCCCCGGCGGGGACGCTCTTAAATCGACGCAGTTATACGGGCGACAGCCCGGCCGTGGAACGTCGCCAATTTACCAATAGCCATGAAGGTTTATCGCCGGATGGCCGTGAATTGGCGATTGCCATCGACCGGTACAAGCTGACCAATCGCCGCCGTTTTATCACTTATGATGAAATCCTGAATATCGTAATTTCCCTGGGTTACTCACGTCAGTAAAGACACTATTCCCATCAAAGCCCGTCGTGGCTATTTACCCGGGGCTGTTATTCCGTGGTGCGTCCGGTCGCCACATCAAAGGCGTCGATGGCGGGGATCAGCATGGCTAGCGTGCCAAAGCCATAAATTCCCACGGTGAGCAAAAACACATGCACCACGCCGCCGGATAGAAAAAACATAAATAACAAAAAGGTGCCAATGGGGCATAAACAAGACGCTAAGGCAATCGCCGGCGAGGGATTGCGCAGCCCCAGCGCGGCATACATCCCGACTCCGCCGCCGGCCATCACCGCCGAAAACGCCACCAGTTGAATCTCGAGCGAGGTATTCCCAAACGCGATCAAAATCCGCATGCAAATGCCGATTCCCACCAGTAAAAAGAAAATTGTCCCCAGGCTAACCGCGATGGCCGTGCGGGAATTGTCATAGGTCAAGCCGACATGCACGCCCAACATGGCGGCAAAAGAGACCAAAGTAAGCAACCCCAGGGAGAGATAAATCAAACTCGCCGTATTGCACCACCCCGTCAACCACAATCCCGCAATTAACGCCAAGGGTAACAATATCAATTCCTTGGCCCCATAGGCGATCCCCAGCAGTTTGCCATAGATAAATTCTCGCGGGGACAGGTCCGTCACCAAAAGCAAATCCAGCGCCCCCAGGTCTTTTTCATTGCTGAGCGAATTGACCGCCAAAGCGTTGATGAGAATCAAGCTAAGCATGAGCAAGGGCCCTAGCATCACCGCCAGCGTTTCGCGGGTGGGGGCCATTCCCCCCGCCCGAGTCGCCAACGCCCACACTACCGCGGCAAAGACCATTCCATACACGGCCTTGACCCAGAGGATTTTTTTTCCATAGGCCCAGGTGCGCACTTCGCGCCAAAGTATGGGATTGGCCCAGACTGGGCGGGTTTTTCCCGGTGCGGCATGGATATCGCGGGGGCTGGCCGTCTGATCCGGGGTCGTGGTTTCCTTGAGGTTGGCGGGCACAATCTCGCGCGGGGGATTCCATACCCGCAACCGCCAAATGGCAATCCCGTTGAGCACCAGCGTCCCAGTCGCGGCAAACGCCACATAGGCCCAGACCGGCGAGCCAACATAGGGCCAGGGTTGGCGTTCCAACCCCAGCGGTTGCAAGGATTGCCCCAGCGCGGCAAAAGGGCTAAACGTTGCGGCCCAGTCCGCGGTGGAGTAACCGCGCCAGGACTCCCCCAGCAGACCACTAGCCACCGCGCTCCAAAACCCCAGCCATATTCCGATGGTGAGCAAGGTCAGGGCCAGGCTGAGAAATGTTTTTTCCCGCCACAGCGCCAACAGCGATCCCAGGCTGGCGGTCAAGAGCGCGGTTAACGCCTGAATGCCCAACATTACCAATAACTGATACAGTGAAAACCCGCCAAACCCCCGCAGCAGCATGAATAACGGCACTGTCGCGGCCAACGCCACCGCCAAGGGCAACAGCGTGGCCAGTAATCGTCCCAGGACCAGCTCGGAATTACGCAAATGTGTCAGCAGCAGCAAGATCAGCGTGCGGCGGTCTTTTTCTTGCGCGACGTTGACCGCCGCCAGGACCGCCGGAAAAAACACCGCCAGCGACAGTTGCAGCCAGGCCAAAAGGGGGACGATGGTCATGCCAAAACGGGCGGAATCGGCGGGGGTGCGCAATTCCTGTGTTCCCGCCAAAAGCAACCACGCGGCCAAGAGCAACAAGAGTAGCGTCCCCAGGTAGATGAGGGGAAGCGCATAAAACTTGACGCGCGTCGGCGCGGTCAAAAATTCTCGCGTAAATATCGGGCCAATCAGCATAGACGTGCGGAAATACCCCCCCCGGGACAACATCCGCCAATAATCGTCGAGGCGGGAGGACTTATCGTAACTTCAGCCGAATTGTTCTGGCAATCCGGGCGGGAGCCGCAAAACGGGCAAATATTTCCGAATTTGCTTCCCCGCACTGATCCTTGGGCGAATCCGCCTCGTAGGTAACGGTGGAGGGAAAGGGTTAAACCCCCGCAAAATTGGTATATTGAGATAAATCTCCAGACTTTTCGGGGCTAGCCAGGAAATTCCCTCCTTTTCCCTAGAGTCGCCGCTGTTGTTCCGGTAAGCTAAAATGTGTTGATTGAACGACTTTTGCCGAGAGCGGGGAGAAACCTACCGGAGCCATTCTGATATAACGCACCCTTTGCAAGGGTGGCATGTTCTTTCATTTTCCTTCAGTTTCCCGACACGCACATGATGAACAAGTTTTTCCAGGCACAGACCTCTAATTTTGTGCATTTCGCCTTACCTTCACCCGCTTCCTTGCGTCACGCCGCCCTGGGCTTGTGCCTGGCGGGAGGGGTTCTGGGAGGCGGAATAAGCCTGTTTGCCCAAGCTCCCAAGGGAGAAACCGCCAAGGGCGCGACTCCGGCAACCCCCCCGGCGGCAACCACTCCCGCAACGGGAGCGACTCCCCCCGCTGGTGACGCTAGCCCAGAAAAATTCTCGGCCAAAAATCTATTGGCCAATGACGTCGCGGACGCCGACACCCCGCAATATCAAAAGGTCAATGAGGCAATCGCCAAGTTCTTGGCCCGCGATCTGGAGGGCGCCCGCAAATTGCTGAGCGAGGCGAAGACCGCTTTTCCCAAACTGCCGCCGGAAGAAGTGATGTTGGCCCGGCTGTTGGCCGCCGCCAATGCCGCCCCCGCGGCTCGTGCCGAATTAGAGCAAGCGGTACGCACCGCCCCCACCGACCCCGAAGCGTATGTCCTGTTTGGCCAGATTGCCCTCAGTGAACGACGCGTCACCGACGCCGACTGCATTTTGGACCGGGCTGGCAAATTGATCGAAACCTATAGTGACAATCCCATTCGGAAGGCAACCCTACAAAAGGCCTACCTGAGCGCGCGGGCGTTGGTCGCTGAAAACCGCAAGCAATGGGGTGAGGCCAAGCAACACCTGGACGCCTGGATCGCCATGGATCCCTCCAGCAAGGAATCCGCCCCGCACACCCGCTTGGGGGCGGTGCTGTTTCAGTTGGGTAAACTCAAGGAATCCTGGGAATCCTTTAATAAAGCCGCAACTTTGGACAAAAACGCCATCTCGCCAAATCTAGCGATTGCCATGATGTATGAACAAAGAAAGGATCCTTTAACTTCACAAATGGATGTCAAAGAAGCTAAGAAAGCTTTTGAGCTTGCGCTCAAGGAAGACCCCGCCCTCAATAAAGAACGTTTGCTGCGGAGCCACATTCTGGCCACACAATGGGCAATTGCAAAAAACGACCTGGACTATGCCAAGGCCGTCTCCAGTAAAGCCTTGACCATTGATCCCGCTTCCCAGGACGCCCAATTGCAAGCGGCAATCCTGGCCCGCTTTACCCGCGATCTGGACCGGGCCGAAAAACTGCTGGACGATTTGCATGACCGCTATCCAGGCAACTTTCAGGTGGCCAATCAACTTGCCCTGGTCCTGGCCGAGCAAAACGACGCCAACAAACGCCGTCGCGGCGCCGAACTGGCACAATTAACATTTAACGCCAACAACAAGCAAGGGACGCAACCGCAGCTCCTTGGCGAGGCGCTGACCGCGGTCGCGGTGACTCAATACAAGCTGGGGAACATTCAAGAAGCCGCCCGAATTTTGCAGCAATTGGCGAATAATAATGCGCTCAATTCCGACAGTGCCTATTATGTGGCGCGGATTTTGGCGGATAGCTCCAAAAATCTGGAAGCATTGAATATCCTGGAAAAAGCATTATCAGAACCGGTGTTTGTCAACAAGAAAGACGCCCAAGAACTATTCGAAAGCCTGAAGAAAAAAGTGGAATCAGACGGTCCAGGCAACGCCCCCAAGTCCGACACCAGCAAAGCGAGCGGCAAGTAGCTTTGGACGCCCCGCACTTTGATTAAATCACGACTTGCTTTCCACCTCGCGGCAGTTACCGCGAGGTTTTTTTGCGCGGGGAACAACTGCGCGACATCGCGAAATTAAAGGGGCAAGGGGACACGTGAACCGCTATGGCGAGCGAATATTGCTATTTACCCCGGTGACCTTTACTGGCCCTGCCAATCCGTAATTTGAATTTCCACTGAACGCCGCCCCTGAAATTCATTAATTACCGGCCGAAATGCCAGTTGCACCGGTCCCCCATGCGCCTGCAGGGCTTCGGCCCATTCCCCCGCGCCAAAGGCTACCCCCCGGATGCGGGTCCCATGCTGAACCAGCCGGAGGGAAAGATGCCTCCCGTCCCCCCCCATCCGCTTAGGGGGTTCGATCAGTTCCACGTCACTGGCGCACAGCATCGGCCGGGTGTTTCCATGGCCAAAGGGGGCCAGTTGTTCCAACTGTTCGACAACTTTCATCGTCAGCGCGCTGAATGTCGTCTCGGCATCGATTGACAATTCCGCCGGACCGGAGGCGTGGGCAAATTCCGCCGCGATTTGCCGGACAAAAGCCTCGCGAAAATTGTCCACTTGCGCCGGGTCGATCTTTAGCCCCGCCGCCGCCGCGTGGCCGCCATGAGTCAGTAAATATTCCGCGCATGCGGCTAGGGAATGATGCAAATTCACGCCGGGAACGCTGCGCGCCGAGCCTACCCCCGGTTTGATTCCCATTTCGTCCAAGGCGATCATCACGACCGGCCGATGAAATTTATCCGCCAGCTTTCCCGCAACGATTCCGATCACGCCGGGATGCCACTCTTTTCCCGCTAAGACCAACGCCGCGTCCCCCACGGGGTCGTACTGCTCTTGGGCTTGTTTGAGCGCGGCCAGATAAATGCTGCGCTCGATGCTGTCGCGGCTGCTGTTGAGATCATGCAAGTATTCCGCCAACGCCGCGGCGCGTTCGGGGTTGGTGGTGGTCAGCAGCTCCACGCCCAGCGTGGCCTGCCCCAGCCGCCCGGCGGCATTCAGTCGCGGAGCTATGTTAAAGCCGATATCCTCGGCGTCGAGTTGCTGCTTTTGTCGCAGCTTGGTCAGGGAGAGCAGCTTTTCCAAACCCAGAACGGGATACTGCAGGATGCTGGTCAAGCCATAACGAACCAATACGCGGTTTTCGTCGATGAGCGGCACGACATCGGCCACCGTGCCAATCGCCGCCAACCCAACCGCCTGCAACAGATAATGCCGCAGTTTTTCGGTTACTTTCTTGGACTGGCTGGCATGTTGGCACAACGCCCAGGCCAGCTTAAAGGCGACTCCCGCGCCGCATAACTCGCCAAAGGGATACGCGCTGCCCGGCAGGCGGGGATGGACAATGGCGTGCGCGGCGGGCAGGTGTTGGCCGAATTCATGATGATCGGTAATGACCAGCCGCAGGCCCAACTCGCGGGCGGTATCGGCCAATTCCCAACTGGCAATCCCGCAATCGACCGTGACCAATAGCTTTGTCCCGCGGGCGGCCAGTTGACGAATGGCATCCTCATTTAGCCCGTACCCCTCGTCCAGTCGATTTGGGACGTAATAGCTGACAACAGCTCCCAATAATCGCAAACAGTCGTACAAAATCGCGGTCGCGGTCATGCCGTCGGCATC
Coding sequences within:
- the recJ gene encoding single-stranded-DNA-specific exonuclease RecJ; this encodes MPKIWRKFPHDAARIRDLEQSARIPAVVAQLLICRGIIDPRQVREFLDPKLTQLRDPAELPGIPNAVEEIMAAVATQQPIVVYGDYDADGMTATAILYDCLRLLGAVVSYYVPNRLDEGYGLNEDAIRQLAARGTKLLVTVDCGIASWELADTARELGLRLVITDHHEFGQHLPAAHAIVHPRLPGSAYPFGELCGAGVAFKLAWALCQHASQSKKVTEKLRHYLLQAVGLAAIGTVADVVPLIDENRVLVRYGLTSILQYPVLGLEKLLSLTKLRQKQQLDAEDIGFNIAPRLNAAGRLGQATLGVELLTTTNPERAAALAEYLHDLNSSRDSIERSIYLAALKQAQEQYDPVGDAALVLAGKEWHPGVIGIVAGKLADKFHRPVVMIALDEMGIKPGVGSARSVPGVNLHHSLAACAEYLLTHGGHAAAAGLKIDPAQVDNFREAFVRQIAAEFAHASGPAELSIDAETTFSALTMKVVEQLEQLAPFGHGNTRPMLCASDVELIEPPKRMGGDGRHLSLRLVQHGTRIRGVAFGAGEWAEALQAHGGPVQLAFRPVINEFQGRRSVEIQITDWQGQ
- the nuoK gene encoding NADH-quinone oxidoreductase subunit NuoK, which gives rise to MFTIGVTHYLIVGAILFVCGVVCMATKRNALGVLMGIELVLNGANVNFVAFGSVYLQQNPQIALRLDGQVIALFVIVLAAAEAAVALAITLNFYNNHATVDVDRADELQG
- a CDS encoding glycosyltransferase family 87 protein produces the protein MNSIPATIPLSATKAPQESGLLLTLANRRWGVGLLLLVIAIWGWTDVRRRARTSATDPLVHKTDVTVYTQAGAALFDGRPPYEVTNPRGWHYLYPPLFAIGMAPLSLLPTTEQALVWFGVSCLCLWGACAETRRLYQWAAEIPRGFLYSSRKVIPGQVVDYRHARLTNEIFFAAGIALVFPVLNCLQRGQVGVPLVYLLLLGTRLALTAGTVHQLFLAGLVLALPVAIKLTPLLPVAVLAGGMLVRDLAQLLHWSPTPPRTNRENHGQQNQTIQLSGGILCVSGILGLAVWFLLVPGLILGQEKNLGLLQTWYTRVVSNQDVGTDNDFNARSLRNQSFANGLRRMGNWWAYCQGTGPDDRVADDLAHRMLPLPMENPAADLTIKVVVGGVLMLLAAATLRLGMRAANQQPEAESTTIHASSARLDWLAVFGLACTATVLVSPLSWGHHYVICWPAMVFVPLFLASCGSERLARSLAWSAAGLLLAHYVILDYAGRVGLLGLGMTVWYGVGVLAVLRGGGRGQANTSYRLGQPTTAGE
- a CDS encoding NADH-quinone oxidoreductase subunit J, which gives rise to MNWHAFFFYVYATMACGFALAVVFTSNVVRMAFYLTLCLGATSGLFYLAGADFVGAMQLLIYVGGTLVLLIFGVMLTAQEPFISIQTDSGEWMKSSLVGGALLIVLLAAAVRMPQWLPPATAAVEAQAELTPTSTPLGLELLSTYLLPFEIVSMHLLVVLVGAAYLARTKKRASRSAAEQME
- the nuoH gene encoding NADH-quinone oxidoreductase subunit NuoH; translation: MVEFLIQSLGSPAWLAWTLVALLQAGLILGLVATGALIFIWMERKISGRIQDRLGPTRVGGKFGWLQTLADGIKLISKEDTMPGDADPLLFRVAPYVSFSASLTAFLALPFAANWAALNLNAGVFFLLAIVGLEVFGVILAGYASASKWSLFGAMREAAQVVSYEVPLGLCVVVPVVLAGSMDLSVIGESQRGWFTNWYVFHDPFTFITFWVYFTCATASVNRAPFDLAEAESELVAGFHTEYSGFRWSIFFLAEYGSMFLVSMLAGILFFGGWNGPIPLFDLLGWSYLPFATEPSVLGYLANLAGVGNVILKGVIGVTVMMWVRWTLPRLRIDQVMTTCLKYCTPIAAVMFLGVVFWQQYHLPSMNQLLPFGHYDSAGKWVSFPAGSIREEWSVGRLNGAAASDTPSTPAPTETQASHLQKANPSAKLAVSTPQPLAPSGEDQP